AATTCCCATTCCGCTTCTGTTGGAAGTCGATACTTAGGGAGAAGGATACCATCTTCTAATCTTACTTTTCTTTCTCCATCACTAGTAGGATCTAAATCGGGAAGAGGTTTATTAACCACACCTTCATAAAGTCCTAATAAGTAAGCATCTGTATCAAAGTAATCATCAACTGTTTGATCCCAAGGTGTTAATTCTAATATACCCTCTCTTACAAGAATAAATTCATTTACCCTATCCGTTCTCCATTTGCAAAAGTCATTCGCTTGAAGCCAATTTATTCCAACTACAGGGTAATAGCTATATGCAGGGTGTCTGAAATAATACTCTACGTATGGCTCGTTATATGCCAATTTATCTCTCCAAACCAATGTATCCGGGAGAGCTTTTCTTACAATTTCAGGATAATCCAGGTTGTATATACGTGTTACCCAATGAAGGTATTCACGATAATCTACATTTCTAACTTCCGTTTGATCCATATAATAAGAAGAGATAGTTACTTTTCTTGGTGTTTGATTCCAATCGAAGTTTGTACTCTGTTCGGTTTGACCCATTACAAAGGATCCACCTTCTATAAATACTAATCCAGGACCAGTTTCTTGTTCGAAATATGGTAGTACCATAAAGGCCCCGAAGTTCTTGTTGTTATACTCCCAGCCAGTAGCGCTTGATCGTTGCCCTCCTGCACATGAAACTAGCACCATAGTGATAATTCCAAGTATGCCATATAGAATGTATGTAATGTTAATCTTTCTCATAACTAAATGCTTAAATCAGTTTCTCAATCTTGTTTAATACGTTAAAAGTAATAATAGGTTACAAAAATTAGAAAGATGGGCAATTTACCAATCTAAATACTTTTGCCTTAGGCTTACATGGGAAGTGCATTCCGAAAGAAATTTCATGTGACCCGTTAGAATTTTGAATATTAAGTTTAGATGTGGTTACATCATATGTGTAGCCGATTTTCCAAGCATCTGTATGCATTCCTAATAAAACGATGAATGCATCTCCGTTCCTATACCATAGTCCAACAACAGCTGGCCCTTTCTGCACAAATACCCCTAAGTTTAATTCTCTGAAATCGCCTTGGGCTTGCCATACAATATTTGGTGAAATAAAAGAATCGTGGTGATCATCATTAAACGGGACGACTAAACCAGCGTGCGCAGTATGTTTTCTTGGAAGTAAGCTTGTTCCACCAAGCCCTTCATCAGGTTGTGTAATATGATGGGCAGAATACCCTGCGAAAAATGTCTCACTAAATATTAATGTGCCTGCAGAAAAGTCAGGTTTGATATTCGTTGGAGGTTTTACCTGTTGGGATTGTTGGTGAGTAAATCCAAATCTGTCATCAATTTGATCTCCAAATACCAGTTTCTCCCAGTTCAAAGATTTTTGATGAATTCCAGCTTCGATCGCAAGCCTAAGGGAAATTTGCCTGTTTATAGGAATTTGATACGCGTACATACCACTTACATTTAGCGTATACAAAGTTCCTGCCCCTGCATTGTCATAACTCATTAGTAGGCCGATTCCACCTTGAAGATGATCTGAATATTGGTCGTAAGAAGCGCTGTAGGTAACAAATTGACCGCTAAGTGCAGGCCACTCATTTCTGTAGTTTAAAGCCATACGTGGGCACCTTTCAGCGCCAGCAAATGCAGGATTTAGATATAGTTGGTTTGCGTAGAATTGTGTGAACTGCGCATCCTGGGCAACTGCCTGTTCAGTCTGTGAAACACCTGCGAAAACCGCAAGTATTATCAAGAAATGAAAATTCTTAATCATGCAAAGGAATTATTTGACCTATTTCAAAACTACGAAAATTTACTTATACTATAGTAATACGCTAATTAAGTTATCGAAAGTATTATTTATTAATCGATAAATGGTACATAATATCGATGAATGACAGCAATAAAGCTATAACTTAGCGTTAGACGTATTTTCTCTTCCATTTTACACCATTTGAAAGATTTAAATAGCTCAAAAACTCCCCTTTAAGTCTTTATGATTAAGCACATTGTAATTTTCTTTTTTTTGCTGATGTATTCGTTCAATGCGATGTCTGAATCAGATATGAAATGGAGTGTTAAACTTGGTTGGGAGGCGATTAATAAAAACTATATATCCTCTTCTGTTCAAGTTGAATTTTTATCGTTTACTGGTGCAGAGTATGATCTAGGAAGGAGTACTTTACCTATTTATTCAAAAAGAATTCTTGTAAATACGAATGGGAAATGTATTTGGACTCTAGCAAATGAAGTTTATGTAGATGTTGATGTAAATGAGAATAGGATAGTAGAGAACGAGAACGTAAATGAAAATATAAATTTAGTAGCCAGAATTGGATACGATAAAGGAAACGCTTTTAGCAACGTTTCATTTATTCCAATACGTAGAAAAAAGAACTCGAATTTATATGAAAAATTAACCTCATTCGATCTCATATTAAGAATTGTTGAAGAGTCAGAACTAGTTTATTCCAAATCACATAGCACAAACTTTGGAATTTCGTCAATTCTTCATTCAGGTGTTTTTTATAAAATTGGGATATCCTCAAGTGGGATTTATAAATTGGATTATGAATACATTAAAAATCTTGGAATAGATGTAGATCATATTGATCCAAGAAATATAAAATTGTATGGGAACGGCGGCGGCATGTTGCCTAAATTAAACTCTGCCAAAAGAGCTGATGACCTTTTGGAAAACGCTGTCTTTATCAGTGGAGAGAGCGATGGGGATTTCAATGAAGAGGACTATTTGTTGTTTTATGGAGGGGGGCCTGATGAAGTAACTTTCAATTACCTTGATAAAACATATTCTCATGTTAAAAATATTTATTCTAATCAATCATATTATTTCATTACCGTTTCTACAACGGAAGGTTTGCGGATTGAAGAAGTGCCTAGTAGTGATAGCTCCATAACTAATAGTGTCAGTTCTTTTGACGATATAATAGTACATGAATTGGATGAACATAACTTGATTAAATCTGGGAGTGAATGGTTCGGAGAGGTTTTTGAAACACAAGTTAATTATAGTTTTAATCATGAAATTTCAAACCCAGATCCTAGTTCAACTTCTCACGTTACAATGAGATGTATTGCGCGATCCGCAGATACTAGTAGTTTTATGAATCTTTTATTGAATGGCGAATTAAAAGAGAGAATTGAAATTAATAAAATAAACCCATTGTATTATACGGCTTATTATAAGGCGGGGTTGGCTGAATTTGATTTTTTAGTTGAGGAGAATTTAGACCTCCAATTAAGTTATGATAAGTATACAACTGCATCATTCGCTTGGTTAGACTATTATGAATTGGAGGTTAGGAGATTGTTAATATATGATAATAGCCCTATGCTGTTTTTTGATAAACTTTCTGTTGGGGCTGGAAATGTTTCGGAGTTTACTATTGGGAATTATTCGTCTAGTTCTCACGTTTGGAATATTACGGATAATGCTAAGGTCTACTCTGTTCAAGGGGCATGGAGTAATGATAGTTTTTCATTTGTAGAACTAACAGATTCGTTAAATAAATATGTTGTTTTTCAGGATGAGGATGATTTTCTAGTTCCAATAAGTTTTGAAGTAATTGTAAATCAAAACCTGCATGCAGAAGTATCTCCGGATATGGTGATAATTTCACCACAGAGCCTATTGCTTCAGGCAAATAGATTGGCTCAATTCCATAGAGATGAGGATGATTTAACGGTATTGGTAGTAACACCCAATGAAATTTATAATGAGTTTTCTTCCGGAGCATTAGATGTTGTAGCAATAAGAGATTTTTTAAGGATGTTTTATGAAAGAAGTAATTCTGAATTTCCTCTTTATCTTTTGTTGTTCGGGGATGGGTCTTACGATAGTAAGGATAGAATAGAAGGAAATAACAATCTTATTCCAAGCTACCAATCACCAGAGTCTAGTACTTCGACTTTGTCATATGTATCGGACGATTATTTTGCTTTTTTAGATCCAACTGAAGGTGTTTGGAATGCCATGGATGCAGATTATTTGGATTTAGGCGTTGGAAGGATTCCTGTTAATACTATACAGGAGGCCAGGCAAGTTGTAGATAAAATAATGAATTATTACAGTAAGAATTCAATTGGAAAGTGGAGAAATATTGTTGGTATAACAAGTGATGATGAGGATTCTAATATTCATCAAATTCAGGCAGAGACTCTGGCTGAAATGCTAGAAGAATCAAATAAGGTTATTAACGTGAATAAAATTTACCTGGATGCATTTAAGCAGGTAACTACTGGGGCTGGAGATTTGGTACCTGGTGCAACAGAGGCTCTGGATAGATTAGTAGAGTCGGGTGCGTTATTTATAAACTATACTG
This is a stretch of genomic DNA from Flavobacteriales bacterium. It encodes these proteins:
- a CDS encoding type IX secretion system membrane protein PorP/SprF, which produces MIKNFHFLIILAVFAGVSQTEQAVAQDAQFTQFYANQLYLNPAFAGAERCPRMALNYRNEWPALSGQFVTYSASYDQYSDHLQGGIGLLMSYDNAGAGTLYTLNVSGMYAYQIPINRQISLRLAIEAGIHQKSLNWEKLVFGDQIDDRFGFTHQQSQQVKPPTNIKPDFSAGTLIFSETFFAGYSAHHITQPDEGLGGTSLLPRKHTAHAGLVVPFNDDHHDSFISPNIVWQAQGDFRELNLGVFVQKGPAVVGLWYRNGDAFIVLLGMHTDAWKIGYTYDVTTSKLNIQNSNGSHEISFGMHFPCKPKAKVFRLVNCPSF
- the porU gene encoding type IX secretion system sortase PorU, giving the protein MSESDMKWSVKLGWEAINKNYISSSVQVEFLSFTGAEYDLGRSTLPIYSKRILVNTNGKCIWTLANEVYVDVDVNENRIVENENVNENINLVARIGYDKGNAFSNVSFIPIRRKKNSNLYEKLTSFDLILRIVEESELVYSKSHSTNFGISSILHSGVFYKIGISSSGIYKLDYEYIKNLGIDVDHIDPRNIKLYGNGGGMLPKLNSAKRADDLLENAVFISGESDGDFNEEDYLLFYGGGPDEVTFNYLDKTYSHVKNIYSNQSYYFITVSTTEGLRIEEVPSSDSSITNSVSSFDDIIVHELDEHNLIKSGSEWFGEVFETQVNYSFNHEISNPDPSSTSHVTMRCIARSADTSSFMNLLLNGELKERIEINKINPLYYTAYYKAGLAEFDFLVEENLDLQLSYDKYTTASFAWLDYYELEVRRLLIYDNSPMLFFDKLSVGAGNVSEFTIGNYSSSSHVWNITDNAKVYSVQGAWSNDSFSFVELTDSLNKYVVFQDEDDFLVPISFEVIVNQNLHAEVSPDMVIISPQSLLLQANRLAQFHRDEDDLTVLVVTPNEIYNEFSSGALDVVAIRDFLRMFYERSNSEFPLYLLLFGDGSYDSKDRIEGNNNLIPSYQSPESSTSTLSYVSDDYFAFLDPTEGVWNAMDADYLDLGVGRIPVNTIQEARQVVDKIMNYYSKNSIGKWRNIVGITSDDEDSNIHQIQAETLAEMLEESNKVINVNKIYLDAFKQVTTGAGDLVPGATEALDRLVESGALFINYTGHGGELGWTEEGFLRNSNINNWNNINNLPYLLQLHVSFLGGMIPVGFLPENT
- a CDS encoding SUMF1/EgtB/PvdO family nonheme iron enzyme translates to MRKINITYILYGILGIITMVLVSCAGGQRSSATGWEYNNKNFGAFMVLPYFEQETGPGLVFIEGGSFVMGQTEQSTNFDWNQTPRKVTISSYYMDQTEVRNVDYREYLHWVTRIYNLDYPEIVRKALPDTLVWRDKLAYNEPYVEYYFRHPAYSYYPVVGINWLQANDFCKWRTDRVNEFILVREGILELTPWDQTVDDYFDTDAYLLGLYEGVVNKPLPDLDPTSDGERKVRLEDGILLPKYRLPTEAEWEFAAYGLIGNTIGERIPNRRLYPWNGRAGSVRNPDEAFLGQYLANTMRGRGDMMGVAGQLNDNADVTSPVISYWPNDYGLFNMAGNVSEWVMDVYRAMSHDDVSEFRPFRGNVFQTVLKDEDGIVMEKDSLGRVQYRNVSLDYPEDELSKRRNYRRSDNINSGDGDTRSQSTDDWLAPPDPKSSESQGMYRYGEQSLVNDEVRVFKGASWRDRIYWMNPGTRRFLEQDESTATIGFRCAMDRVGSPNAFNAQY